The proteins below come from a single Streptomyces sp. M92 genomic window:
- a CDS encoding AIM24 family protein yields the protein MKGDLFSSEHMVQPATAPGMTVENSKCIRYTVDGEMLARQGAMVAYRGNLQFERKGQGVGGMLKRAVTGEGLPLMAVRGQGEAWFAHEAQNCFVVDVEPGDEFTVNGRNVLCFDVSLSYRISTVKGSGIAGGGLFNSVFTGQGRLGLICEGSPLVIPVSPQYPVYVDTDAIVGWSAGLATSLHRSQSIGSMLRGGSGEAVQLVLQGEGFVVVRPSEATPQKAQQH from the coding sequence ATGAAGGGTGACCTCTTTTCCAGCGAGCACATGGTCCAGCCCGCCACCGCGCCGGGCATGACCGTCGAGAACTCCAAGTGCATCCGTTACACGGTCGACGGCGAGATGCTGGCGCGGCAGGGCGCGATGGTCGCCTACCGCGGCAACCTCCAGTTCGAGCGCAAGGGCCAGGGCGTGGGCGGCATGCTCAAGCGCGCGGTCACCGGGGAGGGCCTGCCCCTGATGGCGGTGCGCGGCCAGGGCGAGGCCTGGTTCGCGCACGAGGCGCAGAACTGCTTCGTCGTGGACGTCGAGCCCGGCGACGAGTTCACCGTCAACGGCCGCAACGTGCTCTGTTTCGACGTGTCGTTGTCGTACCGCATCTCCACCGTCAAGGGCTCCGGCATCGCCGGCGGCGGGCTGTTCAACAGCGTGTTCACCGGGCAGGGCAGGCTGGGCCTCATCTGTGAGGGCAGCCCGCTGGTGATCCCGGTCTCGCCCCAGTACCCCGTGTACGTCGACACGGACGCGATCGTCGGCTGGTCCGCGGGGCTGGCGACCTCGCTGCACCGCTCGCAGTCCATCGGCTCCATGCTGCGCGGCGGCTCCGGGGAAGCCGTGCAGCTGGTGCTCCAGGGCGAGGGCTTCGTCGTCGTACGGCCGAGCGAGGCGACGCCGCAGAAGGCGCAGCAGCACTGA
- a CDS encoding threonine/serine dehydratase, giving the protein MIGITDIQAAAERIAGHVVRTPTVPSPGLSALLGAPVTAKLELLQRTGSFKARGATAKLLSLTEAERAAGVVAVSGGNHGIAVAVMAAALDVKATVVMPRTAPARSVETAEEAGALVRLTDGMDSAFALVSRLREEGLTLVHPFDDPVVVAGQGTVGLEFAEDAGELTDVLVSIGGGGLIAGVAAALRARRPGVRIWGVETEGAEAMSQALAAGGPRSVPLSSVVTTLSAPAVSQLTYEHVSALVTEVFVVPDREAVEGSLALAEHGKVWTEPAAGCLLPAARRVVERVGDGARIGLVVCGGNATVADMTGWADRFGPR; this is encoded by the coding sequence TTGATCGGGATCACGGACATCCAAGCCGCGGCCGAGCGGATCGCCGGACACGTCGTACGCACCCCGACCGTGCCCAGCCCCGGGCTGTCCGCGCTGCTCGGGGCACCGGTGACCGCGAAGCTGGAACTGCTCCAGCGCACCGGCTCGTTCAAGGCGCGCGGCGCGACGGCCAAGCTGCTGTCGCTGACCGAGGCCGAGCGGGCCGCCGGGGTCGTCGCGGTCAGCGGCGGCAACCACGGCATCGCGGTGGCGGTCATGGCCGCCGCGCTCGACGTGAAGGCCACGGTGGTCATGCCGCGTACGGCACCGGCCCGTTCCGTGGAGACCGCCGAGGAGGCGGGCGCGCTGGTGCGGCTCACCGACGGCATGGACAGCGCCTTCGCCCTCGTGTCCCGGCTGCGGGAGGAGGGGCTGACCCTGGTGCACCCCTTCGACGACCCCGTGGTGGTCGCCGGGCAGGGCACCGTGGGGCTGGAGTTCGCCGAGGACGCCGGGGAGCTCACCGACGTCCTCGTGAGCATCGGTGGCGGCGGGCTGATCGCGGGGGTGGCGGCGGCGCTGCGGGCGCGGCGGCCGGGCGTGCGGATCTGGGGCGTGGAGACCGAGGGCGCCGAGGCCATGTCCCAGGCCCTGGCGGCGGGCGGCCCGCGGTCCGTGCCCCTGTCGTCGGTCGTCACGACGCTCAGCGCCCCGGCCGTCTCGCAGTTGACGTACGAGCATGTGTCGGCGCTGGTCACCGAGGTGTTCGTGGTGCCGGACCGGGAGGCGGTCGAGGGTTCGCTGGCGCTCGCCGAGCACGGGAAGGTGTGGACCGAGCCGGCCGCGGGGTGCCTGCTGCCCGCGGCCCGGCGGGTGGTGGAGCGGGTCGGGGACGGTGCCCGGATCGGGCTGGTGGTCTGCGGCGGTAACGCCACGGTCGCCGACATGACCGGCTGGGCGGACCGCTTCGGGCCGCGCTGA
- a CDS encoding serine/threonine protein kinase: MAMGRARVSTHELIAGRYRLLEVVHREANRVSWSGEDSHTGRPCLIAQTALPEEDDPAGERARRLAGRVVRTCETVQALCPGRIAEVVDAVVADGDLWTVTEWVDGVPLGELLERHGTFNHVRAARIGLELLAVLEAAHGQGVTHGELSPGQVFVREEGSVVVTGFGLAGATLAPRLGAPSYASPEQARDERIGPAADLWTLGALLYSMVEGRPPFRDRGRPEATLRGVDRLPLRTPVRAGPLAQAVQGLLRKNSRERLTRPVVRAALTRVLTEDPDTAVREVPRPRLRGACAAARHVSRGWSGRTMAAGTALAVVTVAVAVLAATHGLPGPGGDAATGSGRRPPSPAAPPAGESAPSSPAPPTSASPPPSPSASPSRPGGSVPDGFRRYDAPEGFSVALPEGWRRLDTSRVPDGAYRVVFGTAGDPRTLAVTYSERAGTDPVAVWRDDVEPRLRAAEGEYRRIGEIRATTYRGRRAADMEWVARDDGDRVRTFGRGFLLGAGRSFSLRWTGPADDWEAAANEKALATALDTFREDADRRA, encoded by the coding sequence ATGGCCATGGGCAGGGCGCGCGTCTCCACACACGAGTTGATCGCCGGACGGTACCGCCTGCTCGAGGTCGTCCACCGGGAGGCGAACCGCGTCTCCTGGTCCGGGGAGGACTCCCACACGGGCCGCCCGTGCCTGATCGCGCAGACGGCCCTGCCGGAGGAGGACGACCCGGCCGGCGAGAGGGCGCGCCGTCTCGCCGGCCGAGTGGTCCGTACCTGCGAGACCGTGCAGGCGCTGTGCCCCGGGCGGATCGCCGAGGTGGTCGACGCCGTGGTCGCGGACGGTGACTTGTGGACGGTGACCGAGTGGGTCGACGGTGTGCCGCTCGGGGAGCTCCTGGAGCGCCACGGCACGTTCAACCACGTACGGGCGGCGCGCATCGGGCTGGAACTGCTGGCCGTGCTGGAGGCGGCGCACGGCCAGGGCGTCACGCACGGCGAACTCAGCCCGGGGCAGGTGTTCGTGCGCGAGGAGGGCTCGGTCGTCGTCACCGGCTTCGGGCTGGCCGGCGCCACCCTCGCCCCACGCCTGGGCGCGCCCTCGTACGCATCGCCCGAGCAGGCCCGCGACGAGCGGATCGGGCCCGCGGCCGATCTGTGGACGCTGGGCGCGCTCCTCTACTCGATGGTCGAGGGACGTCCGCCGTTCCGTGACCGGGGCCGGCCCGAGGCGACGCTGCGGGGCGTGGACCGGCTGCCGCTGCGCACCCCGGTGCGCGCCGGTCCGCTCGCGCAGGCCGTGCAGGGGCTGCTGCGCAAGAACTCCCGGGAGCGGCTGACCCGCCCGGTGGTCCGGGCGGCCCTCACCCGGGTCCTGACGGAGGACCCCGACACGGCCGTGCGCGAGGTGCCCCGGCCCCGGCTGCGGGGCGCGTGCGCCGCCGCCCGGCACGTGAGCCGGGGGTGGAGCGGGCGGACGATGGCCGCCGGTACCGCCCTGGCCGTCGTCACCGTCGCGGTCGCCGTACTGGCCGCCACCCACGGGCTGCCCGGACCCGGTGGCGACGCCGCCACCGGGTCCGGCCGGCGCCCCCCGTCCCCCGCCGCGCCGCCCGCCGGTGAGTCGGCCCCCTCCTCCCCCGCGCCCCCGACGAGCGCGTCGCCGCCCCCCTCACCCTCCGCGTCGCCGTCCCGACCCGGCGGCTCCGTCCCGGACGGGTTCCGCCGCTACGACGCGCCGGAGGGGTTCTCGGTGGCCCTTCCCGAGGGCTGGCGGCGGCTGGACACGTCCCGGGTGCCGGACGGGGCGTACCGGGTCGTCTTCGGCACGGCCGGCGACCCGCGCACCCTCGCCGTCACCTACAGCGAGCGCGCGGGCACGGATCCGGTGGCCGTGTGGCGCGACGACGTGGAGCCCCGGCTCCGGGCGGCGGAGGGCGAGTACCGCCGGATCGGCGAGATCCGGGCGACGACCTACCGGGGCCGCCGGGCCGCCGACATGGAGTGGGTCGCCCGGGACGACGGCGACCGGGTGCGCACCTTCGGCCGCGGGTTCCTCCTCGGCGCGGGGCGCAGCTTCTCGCTGCGCTGGACGGGGCCGGCGGACGACTGGGAGGCCGCGGCGAACGAGAAGGCGCTCGCCACCGCCCTCGACACGTTCCGCGAGGACGCGGACCGGCGTGCGTGA
- a CDS encoding LLM class F420-dependent oxidoreductase translates to MVQIGYTMMTEQAGPRELVGHLVRAEEVGFDFSVTSDHYFPWLRAQGHSPYAWSVLGAAAQATSRIPMMTYVTCPTFRYHPAVVAQKAATVQLLSEGRFRLGLGSGENLNEHVVGGGWPSVDVRHEMLQEAVEIIRALFEGGHVNHRGAHFDVESARLWDVPDSPPPIGVAVSGERSCKLAGEHADLVIATEPKPGLLEAFDRHGGRGKPRVGQLPVSFDPDRDTAIKRAHAQFRWFGSGWKVNSELPHPDSFEAATQFVTPDDVAESIPCGDDPDAFVEAVRPYAEAGFTEIALVQIGGESQPAFLDWSEKTLLPALREALGDS, encoded by the coding sequence ATGGTGCAAATCGGATACACGATGATGACCGAGCAGGCCGGCCCCCGTGAGCTCGTCGGCCACCTGGTGCGTGCCGAGGAGGTGGGGTTCGACTTCTCGGTGACCTCGGACCACTACTTCCCGTGGCTGCGTGCGCAGGGCCACTCGCCGTACGCGTGGAGTGTGCTGGGCGCGGCGGCGCAGGCGACCTCCCGCATCCCGATGATGACGTACGTGACGTGTCCGACGTTCCGCTACCACCCTGCGGTGGTGGCGCAGAAGGCGGCGACGGTGCAGTTGCTGTCCGAGGGCCGGTTCCGGCTGGGGCTCGGTTCGGGCGAGAACCTCAACGAGCACGTGGTGGGCGGCGGCTGGCCGTCGGTCGACGTGCGGCACGAGATGCTCCAGGAGGCCGTGGAGATCATCCGGGCGCTGTTCGAGGGCGGGCACGTGAACCACCGGGGCGCGCACTTCGACGTGGAGTCGGCCCGGCTGTGGGACGTGCCGGACAGCCCGCCGCCCATCGGCGTCGCCGTCTCGGGGGAACGCTCGTGCAAGCTCGCGGGCGAGCACGCCGACCTGGTGATCGCCACCGAGCCGAAGCCGGGGCTGCTGGAGGCGTTCGACCGCCACGGCGGCCGCGGCAAGCCGCGCGTGGGTCAGCTGCCGGTGTCCTTCGATCCCGACCGGGACACGGCGATCAAGCGCGCCCACGCGCAGTTCCGCTGGTTCGGCAGCGGCTGGAAGGTCAACTCGGAACTGCCGCACCCGGATTCCTTCGAGGCGGCCACCCAGTTCGTCACCCCCGACGACGTCGCCGAGTCGATCCCGTGCGGCGACGACCCGGACGCCTTCGTGGAGGCCGTACGCCCCTACGCCGAGGCCGGGTTCACCGAGATCGCCCTGGTGCAGATCGGCGGCGAGAGCCAGCCCGCCTTCCTGGACTGGTCGGAGAAGACCCTGCTGCCCGCGCTGCGGGAGGCGCTGGGCGACTCCTGA
- a CDS encoding SsgA family sporulation/cell division regulator: MNSLVRKTLVVQLQAGDAERCPVLAHLGYDAADPFALSVVFSHDGRVLARWTLDREMVGDGLNRPVGVGDVRLRPESRGMWDELRVELLGDARPDGDRHRAVVFVWAAAVDAFLRETYEVVRPGQEEVRVDDFLAELMAGG, from the coding sequence GTGAACTCCCTCGTGCGCAAGACGCTGGTGGTGCAGCTCCAGGCGGGCGACGCCGAGCGCTGCCCGGTCCTCGCCCACCTCGGCTACGACGCCGCGGACCCGTTCGCGCTGTCCGTGGTGTTCAGCCACGACGGCCGTGTGCTCGCCCGGTGGACGCTGGACCGGGAGATGGTGGGCGACGGACTGAACCGTCCGGTCGGCGTGGGCGACGTGCGGCTGCGGCCCGAGTCGCGGGGCATGTGGGACGAGTTGCGCGTCGAACTGCTCGGCGACGCCCGGCCGGACGGGGACCGCCACCGCGCCGTGGTGTTCGTGTGGGCGGCGGCGGTCGACGCCTTCCTGCGCGAGACGTACGAGGTGGTGCGGCCCGGGCAGGAGGAAGTGCGCGTCGACGACTTCCTCGCGGAGCTCATGGCCGGGGGCTGA
- a CDS encoding DUF6328 family protein, with amino-acid sequence MTDAADGPARRRGRNETEEERADRMWTELIQEVRVAQMGVQILFGFLLTVVFQPKYDDLSDTDQTIYLITVVLGAVTTGALIGPVSLHRLVSGRRVKPQAVRWASRLTILGLVLLLATTACSLLLILRVATDDGFVPYLVAGVVFWYLLCWFAIPLWTRYRHTSR; translated from the coding sequence GTGACGGACGCGGCTGACGGGCCGGCGCGGCGCAGGGGGCGCAACGAGACCGAGGAGGAGCGGGCGGACCGGATGTGGACGGAGCTGATCCAGGAGGTCCGCGTCGCGCAGATGGGCGTGCAGATCCTCTTCGGCTTCCTGCTCACCGTCGTGTTCCAGCCCAAGTACGACGACCTGTCGGACACGGACCAGACGATCTACCTGATCACGGTCGTCCTCGGTGCCGTGACGACCGGCGCCCTGATCGGGCCGGTCTCCCTGCACCGCCTCGTCTCGGGTCGGCGCGTGAAGCCCCAGGCGGTGCGGTGGGCGTCCCGGCTGACCATCCTGGGCCTGGTCCTGCTGCTCGCCACGACGGCCTGCTCGCTGCTGCTGATCCTGCGCGTCGCGACCGACGACGGTTTCGTGCCCTACCTCGTGGCCGGCGTCGTCTTCTGGTACCTGCTGTGCTGGTTCGCGATCCCGCTGTGGACCAGGTACCGCCACACGTCCCGCTGA
- a CDS encoding aldo/keto reductase translates to MDERTFERSHQHASVIGLGTWQLGADWGDVDDKEALKVLETAAESGVTFFDTADVYGDGRSEETIATFLRGRPDLHVLVATKMGRRVEQIPQNYVLDNFRQWNDRSRRNLGVDVIDLVQLHCPPTPVYSSDEVFDALDTLVEEERVDAYGVSVETCEEALTAIARPNVASVQIILNPFRMKPLREVLPAAREAGVGIIARVPLASGLLSGKYTRDTVFAANDHRNFNRHGEAFDQGETFSGVDFTTGVQAAAEFAALAPEGYTPAQLALRWIVQQPGVTTVIPGARSPEQARANADAARLPELSERTLAAISDLYDRRIKEQVEGRW, encoded by the coding sequence ATGGACGAGCGCACATTCGAACGGTCCCACCAGCACGCCTCGGTGATCGGTCTCGGCACCTGGCAACTCGGCGCCGACTGGGGAGACGTGGACGACAAGGAAGCCCTGAAGGTGCTGGAGACGGCGGCCGAATCCGGGGTGACCTTCTTCGACACCGCCGACGTCTACGGAGACGGACGCAGCGAGGAGACCATCGCCACGTTCCTGCGCGGCCGGCCCGACCTGCACGTGCTGGTCGCCACCAAGATGGGCCGCCGGGTCGAGCAGATCCCGCAGAACTACGTCCTCGACAACTTCCGTCAGTGGAACGACCGTTCGCGCCGCAATCTCGGCGTCGACGTCATCGACCTGGTGCAGCTGCACTGCCCACCCACCCCCGTCTACTCCAGCGACGAGGTGTTCGACGCCCTGGACACCCTGGTCGAGGAGGAGCGCGTCGACGCGTACGGCGTCAGCGTCGAGACCTGCGAGGAGGCGCTGACCGCCATCGCCCGGCCGAACGTGGCCAGCGTGCAGATCATCCTCAACCCGTTCCGGATGAAGCCCCTGCGCGAGGTCCTGCCGGCCGCCCGCGAGGCCGGCGTCGGCATCATCGCCCGGGTGCCGCTCGCCTCCGGCCTGCTGTCCGGCAAGTACACCCGGGACACGGTCTTCGCCGCCAACGACCACCGCAACTTCAACCGGCACGGCGAGGCCTTCGACCAGGGCGAGACCTTCTCCGGCGTCGACTTCACCACCGGCGTCCAGGCGGCGGCGGAGTTCGCCGCGCTCGCCCCCGAGGGGTACACCCCGGCCCAGCTGGCGCTGCGCTGGATCGTCCAGCAGCCCGGAGTGACCACCGTGATCCCCGGCGCCCGGTCCCCGGAGCAGGCCCGCGCCAACGCGGACGCCGCCCGGCTGCCGGAGCTGTCCGAGCGGACCCTCGCGGCGATCAGCGACCTCTACGACCGCCGGATCAAGGAGCAGGTCGAGGGCCGCTGGTAG
- a CDS encoding FAD-dependent monooxygenase: MNVKVACVGGGPAGLYLSILLKLQDPSHDITVHERSPEGSTYGWGVTYWRGLLDRLHEHDPESARAVEEHSACWRDGVAHVGDRTARHRGDEGFGIGRHRLLEILAARARSLGVRLEHEHEVGADRLPGADLVVAADGVGSAVRTRHAGHFGTEVRAGRNHYIWLGTTKVFDAFTFAFTDTPHGWIWAYGYGYGPEGSTCVVECAPETWTGLGLDRADEAEGLVLLEKLFADVLDGHPLTGRASSGSGASWLTFRTLTNRTWSRGNLVLVGDAAHTTHYSIGAGTTLALEDAMALARALREPAPLPDALARYERERKAALLPVQSAARYSARWYENLPRYIGLPPQEMFALLGQRHSPLLPYVPPRLYHRIDRAAGHSRALRRLKRRLGPVIARTVQARNLATRG; the protein is encoded by the coding sequence GTGAATGTGAAGGTCGCCTGCGTCGGCGGCGGGCCCGCCGGCCTGTATCTGTCGATCCTGCTGAAGCTTCAGGACCCGTCCCACGACATCACCGTCCACGAGCGCAGCCCCGAGGGTTCCACCTACGGCTGGGGCGTGACCTACTGGCGGGGACTTCTCGACCGGCTCCACGAGCACGACCCCGAGTCCGCGCGCGCCGTCGAGGAGCACTCCGCGTGCTGGCGCGACGGCGTCGCCCACGTGGGCGACCGGACCGCCCGGCACCGCGGCGACGAGGGCTTCGGCATCGGCCGCCACCGGCTCCTGGAGATCCTCGCCGCCCGTGCCCGCTCGCTCGGCGTGCGCCTGGAGCACGAGCACGAGGTCGGCGCCGACCGACTGCCGGGCGCCGACCTCGTCGTGGCGGCCGACGGCGTGGGCAGCGCCGTGCGCACCCGGCACGCCGGCCACTTCGGAACCGAGGTCCGGGCCGGACGCAACCACTACATCTGGCTCGGCACCACCAAGGTCTTCGACGCGTTCACCTTCGCCTTCACCGACACCCCCCACGGCTGGATCTGGGCGTACGGCTACGGCTACGGCCCCGAGGGCAGCACCTGCGTCGTCGAGTGCGCCCCCGAGACCTGGACCGGGCTGGGCCTGGACCGGGCCGACGAGGCCGAGGGGCTCGTCCTGCTGGAGAAGCTGTTCGCCGACGTCCTGGACGGCCACCCGCTCACCGGCCGGGCCTCGTCCGGCTCCGGCGCCTCGTGGCTGACCTTCCGCACCCTCACCAACCGCACCTGGTCCCGCGGCAACCTGGTCCTGGTCGGCGACGCCGCCCACACCACCCACTACTCCATCGGCGCCGGAACGACGCTCGCACTGGAGGACGCCATGGCCCTGGCCCGCGCACTGCGCGAGCCCGCCCCGCTCCCGGACGCCCTCGCCCGCTACGAACGGGAACGCAAGGCGGCCCTGCTGCCGGTGCAGAGCGCGGCCCGCTACAGCGCCCGGTGGTACGAGAACCTGCCCCGCTACATCGGGCTGCCCCCGCAGGAGATGTTCGCGCTGCTCGGCCAGCGCCACTCGCCCCTGCTGCCGTACGTCCCGCCCCGGCTGTACCACCGGATCGACCGCGCGGCCGGACACTCGCGGGCGCTGCGGCGGCTCAAGCGCAGACTGGGACCCGTGATCGCGCGGACGGTGCAGGCGCGGAACCTCGCCACCCGCGGCTGA
- a CDS encoding ribonuclease H family protein has protein sequence MIGRMLERVVAACDGASKGNPGPAGWAWVVADASETPVRWEAGPLGRATNNIAELTALERLLASTDPGVPLEVRMDSQYAMKAVTTWLPGWKRNGWKTAAGKPVANQELVVRIDELLAGRSVDFRYVPAHQVDGDRLNDFADRAASQAAVVQEPAGSGLGSPEPPPAPDAPAKTAKKAPRRGPSTARKGGSSARTIKAKFPGRCLCGRSYAAGESIAKNDQGWGHPECRTAAAG, from the coding sequence ATGATCGGGCGCATGCTTGAACGTGTGGTGGCCGCGTGCGACGGGGCTTCGAAGGGAAACCCGGGCCCGGCCGGCTGGGCCTGGGTGGTGGCGGACGCGTCGGAGACCCCGGTGCGGTGGGAGGCCGGGCCGCTGGGCCGGGCCACCAACAACATCGCCGAACTCACGGCGCTGGAGCGCCTGCTGGCCTCGACCGACCCCGGCGTCCCCCTCGAGGTCCGCATGGACTCGCAGTACGCCATGAAGGCCGTCACCACCTGGCTGCCCGGCTGGAAGCGCAACGGCTGGAAGACGGCCGCCGGCAAGCCGGTCGCCAACCAGGAGCTCGTCGTGCGCATCGACGAGCTGCTCGCCGGCCGCTCGGTCGACTTCCGCTACGTGCCCGCCCACCAGGTCGACGGCGACCGGCTCAACGACTTCGCCGACCGCGCCGCCAGCCAGGCGGCCGTCGTCCAGGAGCCCGCGGGCAGCGGACTCGGCTCCCCCGAGCCGCCGCCCGCACCGGACGCCCCGGCGAAGACGGCGAAGAAGGCACCGCGCCGGGGGCCGTCCACCGCCCGCAAGGGCGGCTCCTCCGCACGCACCATCAAGGCGAAGTTCCCCGGACGCTGCCTGTGCGGCCGTTCGTACGCGGCCGGTGAGTCCATCGCCAAGAACGATCAGGGCTGGGGCCACCCGGAGTGCCGCACGGCCGCGGCCGGCTAG
- a CDS encoding VOC family protein, which yields MRLEGTPCWADAMFTDVEGAKRFYGEVLGWTFGVSSSEYGDYTQCYADGRAVAAVVPPVPGQEGQSQWCLYFASRDATATAARIREAGGQVVMEPMRVGDFGTMCLARDPGGVVFGLWQGGAHEGFEAVAEPGAYCWAEVFTREPDKSDAFFPAVFGYRAKRMEDDGVDFRLFDLGEEPVLGRMAVTDDFPPEVPSYINVYFTAPDCDAAVARATELGGTLRFGPMSTPFGRYATLSDPQGADFSVIDTTRTEGEMPKITDVS from the coding sequence ATGCGACTCGAAGGAACGCCCTGCTGGGCGGACGCGATGTTCACCGACGTCGAGGGAGCCAAGCGTTTCTACGGTGAGGTCCTCGGCTGGACCTTCGGCGTGTCGTCGTCCGAGTACGGCGACTACACGCAGTGCTACGCGGACGGCAGGGCGGTCGCCGCCGTGGTGCCGCCGGTACCCGGCCAGGAGGGGCAGTCCCAGTGGTGTCTCTACTTCGCCTCCCGGGACGCGACGGCGACCGCCGCCCGGATCCGTGAGGCGGGCGGCCAGGTGGTGATGGAGCCGATGCGGGTCGGCGACTTCGGCACCATGTGCCTGGCCCGCGACCCGGGCGGCGTCGTGTTCGGTCTCTGGCAGGGCGGCGCCCACGAGGGGTTCGAGGCCGTCGCCGAGCCCGGCGCGTACTGCTGGGCCGAGGTCTTCACCCGGGAGCCGGACAAGTCGGACGCCTTCTTCCCCGCGGTCTTCGGTTACCGGGCGAAGCGGATGGAGGACGACGGAGTCGACTTCCGCCTCTTCGACCTGGGTGAGGAGCCCGTGCTCGGCCGCATGGCCGTGACGGACGACTTCCCGCCCGAGGTGCCGTCGTACATCAACGTCTACTTCACCGCCCCCGACTGCGACGCGGCCGTGGCCCGCGCGACGGAACTCGGCGGCACCCTCCGTTTCGGGCCGATGAGCACCCCCTTCGGGCGGTACGCGACGCTGAGCGACCCGCAGGGCGCCGACTTCTCGGTGATCGACACCACGCGGACCGAGGGAGAGATGCCGAAGATCACCGACGTCTCCTGA
- a CDS encoding VOC family protein has protein sequence MNTDGFTTCLWFDGRAEEAAHFYVSLFENSGIGAVTRYPEGAHQPAGTVLTVDFTANGQRFVALNGGPQFRFNEAISFQITCDDQEEVDHYWARLTEDGGEEGPCGWVKDRFGVSWQVVPGRLEEMFRDPDPAKAARANQAMMSMRKLDIAALEKAYAGE, from the coding sequence ATGAACACCGACGGATTCACCACGTGTCTGTGGTTCGACGGCCGGGCGGAGGAGGCCGCCCACTTCTACGTCTCCCTCTTCGAGAACTCCGGCATCGGCGCCGTCACCCGCTACCCCGAGGGGGCGCACCAGCCCGCCGGCACCGTGCTCACCGTCGACTTCACGGCGAACGGACAGCGGTTCGTCGCCCTCAACGGCGGCCCTCAGTTCCGGTTCAACGAGGCGATCTCCTTCCAGATCACCTGCGACGACCAGGAGGAGGTCGACCACTACTGGGCCAGGCTCACCGAGGACGGCGGCGAGGAGGGCCCCTGCGGTTGGGTCAAGGACCGGTTCGGCGTCTCCTGGCAGGTGGTCCCGGGCCGGCTCGAGGAGATGTTCCGCGACCCCGACCCCGCGAAGGCCGCACGGGCCAACCAGGCCATGATGTCGATGCGCAAGCTCGACATCGCCGCACTGGAGAAGGCGTACGCCGGGGAGTGA
- a CDS encoding ATP-dependent Clp protease proteolytic subunit — protein sequence MSPLIAGLAPAALPRAEEGDTPPSRFDDHLAAQLLAQRIVLLGTQVDEVSANRVCAQLLILSAEDPRTDITLCVNSPGGSVHAGLAIYDTMRLIPNDVSTLAMGFAASMGQFLLSVGTAGKRYALPNARVMMHQPSGGIGGTTADIEIQAESLEFTKRTIERITAEHTGQSPETISRDGDRDRWFTAEEAKEYGMVDRVVESLSDIRPAATRPRMGLR from the coding sequence ATGTCCCCACTCATCGCCGGTCTCGCCCCGGCCGCACTGCCCCGCGCGGAGGAGGGGGACACCCCTCCCTCCCGGTTCGACGACCACCTGGCCGCGCAGCTGCTGGCGCAGCGGATCGTGCTGCTGGGCACGCAGGTCGACGAGGTCTCCGCGAACCGGGTCTGCGCCCAGCTGCTGATCCTGTCCGCGGAGGACCCGCGGACCGACATCACGCTGTGCGTCAACAGTCCGGGCGGCTCCGTGCACGCGGGGCTCGCCATCTACGACACGATGCGGCTGATCCCCAACGACGTCTCCACGCTGGCCATGGGGTTCGCCGCCAGCATGGGGCAGTTCCTGCTGAGTGTCGGCACCGCCGGCAAGCGGTACGCGCTGCCGAACGCGCGCGTCATGATGCACCAGCCCTCGGGAGGCATCGGCGGCACCACCGCCGACATCGAGATCCAGGCGGAGAGCCTGGAGTTCACCAAGCGGACCATCGAACGGATCACCGCCGAGCACACCGGGCAGAGCCCGGAGACCATCTCCCGGGACGGTGACCGGGACCGCTGGTTCACGGCCGAGGAGGCCAAGGAGTACGGCATGGTGGACCGGGTCGTGGAGTCCCTCTCGGACATCCGCCCGGCCGCGACGCGACCGAGGATGGGGCTGCGCTGA